In Planctomonas sp. JC2975, the genomic stretch GGACGTGCTGCGCACCGCCGTCAGCGTCATCGGCGCCGACGACTCGGATACCGAGTTCGGAGCGCTCGCCGATCCGTTCGCGGTCGTCTACCCGAAGGCGCTGCGGATGCTCGCGCAGCTCCCCGCCATCGTCGCCTACGACCAGCGTCGCCGTCACGGCCTGTCGCTGGTCGAGCCGCGCGACGACCTCGACTACGCCAGCAACTTCCTGCACATGACGTTCGGCGAGGTGCCGGACGCGGATGTGGTTGACGCGTTCCGCGTCTCGCTCGTGCTCTACGCAGAGCATTCCTTCAATGCCTCGACGTTCACGGCGAGGGTCATCGCCTCCACGCTGTCGGATGTCTACAGCGCCGTCACCGGCGCCATCGGCGCGCTGAAGGGGCCGTTGCACGGTGGGGCGAACGAGGCCGTCATGGTGGCGTTCGAGGAGATCGGATCCGCCGACAACGCCGAGGCGTGGCTCGACAAAGCCCTCGCTGGCAAACGCAAGATCATGGGCTTCGGTCACCGCGTGTACAAGAACGGCGACTCGCGCGTCCCGACGATGAAGGTATCCCTCGAACGACTGGTGGAGCACTACGACCGGCCCGACGTGCTGGCGCTCTACACCGCACTCGAGCAGGCGATGGATGCCCGCAAGGGCATCAAGCCGAATCTCGACTACCCGAGCGGTCCGGCCTACAACCTCATGGGGTTCGACACGGCGACCTTCACGCCCCTGTTCGCGGCGGCGCGCGTCACCGGATGGACCGCTCACGTGATCGAACAGCTCTCGTCGAACGCGCTGATCCGTCCGCTGTCGAAGTACGACGGGCCGGCGGAGCGTCACCTGTAGGCGACGGCTGCGCCCTCCGGCGCTCGCGGGAGCGGTGCCCATTCGGGCACGAGCACCGGTGGGCACCACGACCCGCCGATCGGCGTTGTGGGAATCCGACATGCGTATCGCTGCATCGTGCACGACGCGGATAGCGT encodes the following:
- a CDS encoding bifunctional 2-methylcitrate synthase/citrate synthase, translated to MSEQDPEIRKGLAGVVVDTTAISSVNPETNSLLYRGYPVQELAAKCSFEEVAYLLWHGELPNDDELEAFEALERGQRSLPPNVRRAIDDLPTSAHPMDVLRTAVSVIGADDSDTEFGALADPFAVVYPKALRMLAQLPAIVAYDQRRRHGLSLVEPRDDLDYASNFLHMTFGEVPDADVVDAFRVSLVLYAEHSFNASTFTARVIASTLSDVYSAVTGAIGALKGPLHGGANEAVMVAFEEIGSADNAEAWLDKALAGKRKIMGFGHRVYKNGDSRVPTMKVSLERLVEHYDRPDVLALYTALEQAMDARKGIKPNLDYPSGPAYNLMGFDTATFTPLFAAARVTGWTAHVIEQLSSNALIRPLSKYDGPAERHL